In Janibacter sp. CX7, a single genomic region encodes these proteins:
- the mdo gene encoding NDMA-dependent methanol dehydrogenase (This methanol dehydrogenase is considered a nicotinoprotein, since its NADP cofactor remains is not dissociable, but instead remains permanently bound. A member of this family has been shown to act as a formaldehyde dismutase, able to convert two molecules of formaldehyde (plus one water molecule) into one of methanol and one of formate, with no net change in its redox state. More recently, it was shown in Mycobacterium smegmatis that this enzyme is critical to ethanol utilization, for which the biosynthesis of the cofactor-like electron carrier mycofactocin is also required.) — MQVDDLLKPFPIKEFHPFPRAMMGPGAWEMIGPEALKLGFRKTLVMTTGLRGTDIVKNIVESMRYHGLEVVVYDKVESNPKDYNVMDSVALYQENACDSFVSIGGGSAHDACKGARISVAHDGRNVNEFEGFNMSENPKNPPHIAVSTTAGTGSETSWAYVITDTTTDPDNPHKYVAFDDASVASLAVDDPVLYYDCPIDYTAQCGFDVLAHASEPYVSRLNFEPSLGNAIRAIKLTSENLREAVWNGQDLKGREGMMYAQYIAAQAFNSGGLGIIHSISHAVSAFYDTHHGLNNAIALPRVWAFNMPACYGRFADIAEAMGIDTHGMTKVQAADAALEASIRLLRDVGIPERFVDVTQDSYSKNRLGTGPTEYYKNSPEIKGDAADVDRITNHVLGDACTPGNAKECTFETVRPVVEHCMTGDLDDLIS, encoded by the coding sequence ATGCAGGTTGATGATCTGCTCAAGCCATTCCCGATCAAGGAGTTCCACCCCTTCCCGCGCGCCATGATGGGTCCCGGCGCCTGGGAGATGATCGGTCCGGAGGCCCTCAAGCTCGGCTTCCGCAAGACGCTCGTCATGACGACCGGCCTGCGCGGCACGGACATCGTCAAGAACATCGTCGAGTCGATGAGGTACCACGGCCTCGAGGTCGTCGTCTACGACAAGGTCGAGTCCAACCCCAAGGACTACAACGTCATGGACTCCGTGGCGCTGTACCAGGAAAACGCCTGCGACTCCTTCGTCTCCATCGGCGGCGGCTCCGCGCACGACGCCTGCAAGGGCGCGCGCATCTCCGTCGCGCACGACGGTCGCAATGTCAACGAGTTCGAGGGCTTCAACATGTCCGAGAACCCGAAGAACCCGCCGCACATCGCGGTCTCCACCACGGCCGGCACCGGCTCCGAGACCTCGTGGGCCTACGTCATCACCGACACGACGACCGACCCGGACAACCCCCACAAGTACGTCGCCTTCGACGACGCGTCCGTCGCCAGCCTCGCCGTCGACGACCCGGTGCTCTACTACGACTGCCCGATCGACTACACCGCCCAGTGCGGGTTCGACGTCCTCGCGCACGCCTCCGAGCCCTACGTCTCGCGGCTGAACTTCGAGCCCTCGCTCGGCAACGCGATCCGCGCCATCAAGCTCACCTCCGAGAACCTGCGCGAGGCGGTCTGGAACGGTCAGGACCTCAAGGGCCGCGAGGGCATGATGTACGCCCAGTACATCGCCGCCCAGGCCTTCAACTCCGGTGGCCTCGGCATCATCCACTCGATCAGCCACGCGGTGAGCGCCTTCTACGACACGCACCACGGGCTCAACAACGCCATCGCCCTGCCGCGCGTGTGGGCCTTCAACATGCCCGCCTGCTACGGCCGCTTCGCCGACATCGCGGAGGCCATGGGCATCGACACCCACGGCATGACCAAGGTGCAGGCCGCCGACGCCGCGCTCGAGGCGTCGATCCGGCTGCTGCGCGACGTGGGCATCCCCGAGCGCTTCGTCGACGTCACCCAGGACAGCTACTCCAAGAACCGCCTGGGCACCGGGCCGACGGAGTACTACAAGAACTCCCCGGAGATCAAGGGTGACGCCGCGGACGTCGACCGCATCACCAACCACGTCCTCGGCGACGCCTGCACCCCGGGCAACGCCAAGGAGTGCACCTTCGAGACCGTGCGCCCCGTCGTCGAGCACTGCATGACCGGTGACCTCGACGACCTCATCAGCTGA
- a CDS encoding MoxR family ATPase: MSTTTTDAVPALASVEDTIEKFREHGYLADRKLATTVFLQTRLEKPVLLEGPAGVGKTQLAQSLAEVTGRRLIRLQCYEGQDESKALYEWDYGKQLLYTQILREKIGQIVSDAADLTEAVDRISAHDSIFFSERFLAARPLLEAITSEEPVVLLIDEVDRADEALEAVLLELLSEFQISIPEIGTIEATHLPLVVLTSNNTRDLSAALKRRCLHLFLDYPSPERELDILRSKETGLQDALAARLVEIVRGLRELELRKAPSISETIDWARTLAVLGVDELDATLLSDTLSVVVKYDRDLRRAGEALPKLVDPNAVVPEGHDHGHGHDHTHDHPHPHGSDHGDDDVDGREARKAKDAPGRHDTDYYGAPGGLGTSRKVTPGQGDRSFAGRGARKRPL; encoded by the coding sequence ATGTCCACCACCACGACGGACGCCGTGCCCGCCCTCGCGAGCGTCGAGGACACCATCGAGAAGTTCCGCGAGCACGGGTACCTCGCCGACCGCAAGCTCGCGACCACCGTCTTCCTCCAGACCCGCCTGGAGAAGCCGGTCCTCCTCGAGGGGCCGGCCGGCGTGGGCAAGACGCAGCTGGCCCAGAGCCTCGCCGAGGTGACCGGACGCCGCCTCATCCGCCTGCAGTGCTACGAGGGCCAGGACGAGTCGAAGGCCCTCTACGAGTGGGACTACGGCAAGCAGCTGCTCTACACGCAGATCCTGCGGGAGAAGATCGGGCAGATCGTCTCCGACGCCGCCGACCTCACCGAGGCCGTCGACCGGATCTCGGCGCACGACAGCATCTTCTTCTCCGAGCGCTTCCTCGCCGCCCGCCCGCTCCTCGAGGCGATCACGAGCGAGGAGCCCGTCGTGCTGCTCATCGACGAGGTCGACCGCGCCGACGAGGCCCTCGAGGCGGTCCTGCTCGAGCTGCTCTCCGAGTTCCAGATCTCCATCCCCGAGATCGGGACGATCGAGGCGACGCACCTGCCGCTCGTCGTGCTGACCTCCAACAACACCCGCGACCTGTCGGCCGCGCTCAAGCGCCGCTGCCTGCACCTCTTCCTCGACTACCCGAGCCCCGAGCGCGAGCTGGACATCCTGCGCTCCAAGGAGACCGGGCTGCAGGACGCGCTCGCCGCGCGCCTCGTCGAGATCGTCCGCGGCCTGCGCGAGCTCGAGCTGCGCAAGGCGCCGAGCATCTCCGAGACCATCGACTGGGCGCGCACGCTCGCCGTCCTCGGGGTCGACGAGCTCGACGCGACCCTGCTGTCGGACACGCTGAGCGTCGTCGTCAAGTACGACCGCGACCTGCGCCGTGCCGGCGAGGCGCTGCCCAAGCTCGTCGACCCCAATGCCGTCGTCCCCGAGGGGCACGACCACGGGCACGGGCACGACCACACGCACGACCACCCTCATCCCCACGGCTCCGACCACGGGGACGACGACGTCGACGGGCGCGAGGCCCGCAAGGCGAAGGACGCCCCCGGCCGCCACGACACCGACTACTACGGAGCACCCGGGGGTCTCGGGACCTCCCGCAAGGTGACACCGGGTCAGGGCGACCGCTCCTTCGCCGGTCGGGGCGCGCGCAAGCGCCCCCTGTGA
- a CDS encoding VWA domain-containing protein, whose translation METTLHRFVRILRLRGVPASVAEAIDGLKAAAQPGVLEDREVLRAALAVSLIKDRRDMPVFDETFDRFFSLRPVLTQDPEHGHSHDDLSDDGELTEFSLSEEPGDMPQDGHSHGKPVDLHDFFRPEDMAQQYNLHQEANRLDMANLTDEIVLSDGTQAGPDEAARVQISTSRLHNPGAPGDLARRPGMQVDAELSVAQEMALLAWLDESSDLPEGDEDEGPEMAALREALQPFLDALPERLKGFLEELMAREAELEMREIEAAQAETVDEADRAALEDSIRRLLRSLHGAPRPRRHTAARGTIDGRLTMRRNMRYDGVPFRPVTVSKVEDRPRLLVLCDVSLSVRQTSRFMLHLVHSLQSVAAKVRSFAFVQDCVEITDLFADHPVEEALSLVMSGLPAGGVLDVDADSDFGSAFEAFLEQYGGALNRRTTVIVLGDGRNNGNDPRIEVFEEIARRVRSVIWLTPEPRYSWGLGSCDLPLYAESCDRVQVVRSLGGLERVSAATVGAGT comes from the coding sequence ATGGAGACCACCCTCCACCGCTTCGTGCGGATCCTGCGGCTGCGCGGTGTCCCGGCGAGCGTCGCCGAGGCCATCGACGGGCTGAAAGCCGCCGCGCAGCCGGGCGTCCTGGAGGACCGCGAGGTCCTCCGGGCCGCCCTCGCGGTCAGCCTCATCAAGGACCGCCGGGACATGCCGGTCTTCGACGAGACCTTCGACCGCTTCTTCTCGCTGCGGCCGGTGCTCACCCAGGACCCCGAGCACGGGCACAGCCACGACGACCTCTCCGACGACGGCGAGCTCACCGAGTTCTCCCTGTCGGAGGAGCCGGGCGACATGCCTCAGGACGGTCACTCGCACGGCAAGCCGGTCGACCTGCACGACTTCTTCCGGCCCGAGGACATGGCGCAGCAGTACAACCTGCACCAGGAGGCCAACCGCCTCGACATGGCCAACCTCACCGACGAGATCGTCCTGTCCGACGGGACCCAGGCCGGCCCCGACGAGGCCGCGCGCGTGCAGATCAGCACCTCGCGGCTGCACAACCCGGGGGCGCCCGGCGATCTCGCCCGCCGGCCGGGCATGCAGGTCGACGCCGAGCTGAGCGTCGCGCAGGAGATGGCCCTGCTCGCGTGGCTCGACGAGTCCTCCGACCTGCCCGAGGGCGACGAGGACGAGGGACCGGAGATGGCGGCGCTGCGCGAGGCGCTGCAGCCCTTCCTCGACGCGCTGCCCGAGCGGCTCAAGGGGTTCCTCGAGGAGCTCATGGCCCGCGAGGCCGAGCTGGAGATGCGCGAGATCGAGGCGGCCCAGGCCGAGACCGTCGACGAGGCCGACCGGGCCGCGCTCGAGGACTCGATCCGCCGGCTGCTGCGCTCGCTGCACGGCGCGCCCCGCCCCCGGCGGCACACCGCGGCCCGCGGGACGATCGACGGCCGGCTGACGATGCGCCGCAACATGCGCTACGACGGCGTGCCCTTCCGCCCCGTCACGGTGAGCAAGGTCGAGGACCGGCCGCGGCTGCTCGTGCTGTGCGACGTCTCGCTGTCGGTGCGGCAGACCTCGCGCTTCATGCTCCACCTCGTCCACTCGCTGCAGTCCGTCGCGGCCAAGGTGCGCTCCTTCGCCTTCGTCCAGGACTGCGTCGAGATCACCGACCTCTTCGCCGACCACCCCGTCGAGGAGGCGCTGTCGCTCGTCATGTCCGGCCTGCCCGCGGGTGGGGTGCTCGACGTCGACGCCGACTCCGACTTCGGGTCCGCCTTCGAGGCCTTCCTCGAGCAGTACGGCGGCGCGCTCAACCGGCGCACGACGGTCATCGTCCTCGGCGACGGGCGCAACAACGGCAACGACCCGCGGATCGAGGTCTTCGAGGAGATCGCCCGGCGGGTGCGCTCGGTCATCTGGCTCACGCCCGAGCCGCGCTACTCGTGGGGCCTCGGCAGCTGCGACCTGCCCCTCTACGCCGAGTCGTGCGACCGCGTGCAGGTGGTGCGCAGCCTCGGCGGGCTCGAGCGCGTGTCCGCCGCGACCGTGGGGGCGGGGACGTGA
- the mftM gene encoding mycofactocin oligosaccharide methyltransferase MftM, translating to MIPVVASAEPRPIDPLAPGRPAYVDDLVRVVRTDGELPRRTLRTVRTEHFDISHEGGRVAIAHRVPLEEVHAGLAELLSREIFGPGWLRGADAFERIMTGIVLTSADDPLSAWEHFYRTSLRTIEAATDLADSPSAGMHGAVAGYAPVYARAEEVLVGDSVVELGSCFGFFSLRQAGTREVTAIDVSAGSIRLLEQVSAQLGTPVEALTADAAHVPLPDGCADTVVALHLLEHLEPQHGWRVVTEAVRLARRRVVIAVPYEDEPEELWGHVRTLTREDLAAYGLRTGLPFAVEEHHGGWLVLDLA from the coding sequence GTGATCCCCGTCGTCGCGAGCGCCGAGCCGCGGCCCATCGACCCGCTCGCCCCCGGGCGGCCCGCCTACGTCGACGACCTCGTCCGGGTCGTGCGCACCGACGGCGAGCTGCCGCGGCGCACCCTGCGGACCGTGCGGACCGAGCACTTCGACATCAGCCACGAAGGGGGCCGGGTCGCCATCGCGCACCGCGTCCCCCTCGAGGAGGTGCACGCCGGTCTCGCGGAGCTGCTCTCCCGGGAGATCTTCGGCCCCGGGTGGCTGCGCGGCGCCGACGCCTTCGAGCGGATCATGACGGGCATCGTCCTGACGTCTGCCGACGACCCGCTGAGCGCGTGGGAGCACTTCTACCGCACGAGCCTGCGCACGATCGAGGCCGCGACCGACCTCGCCGACTCGCCCTCCGCGGGGATGCACGGCGCGGTCGCCGGATACGCCCCCGTCTACGCGCGCGCCGAGGAGGTGCTCGTCGGCGACTCGGTCGTCGAGCTGGGCTCGTGCTTCGGCTTCTTCTCCCTGCGCCAGGCCGGGACCCGCGAGGTGACGGCCATCGACGTCTCCGCAGGGTCGATCCGCCTGCTCGAGCAGGTCTCGGCGCAACTCGGCACGCCGGTGGAGGCGCTCACCGCGGACGCCGCCCACGTGCCGCTGCCCGACGGGTGCGCCGACACCGTCGTCGCGCTCCACCTGCTCGAGCACCTCGAGCCGCAGCACGGCTGGCGGGTCGTCACCGAGGCGGTCCGCCTTGCCCGCCGCCGCGTCGTCATCGCCGTTCCCTACGAGGACGAGCCCGAGGAGCTGTGGGGTCACGTGCGCACCCTCACCCGCGAGGACCTGGCCGCCTACGGCCTGCGCACCGGCCTCCCCTTCGCCGTCGAGGAGCACCACGGGGGCTGGCTCGTGCTCGACCTCGCCTGA
- a CDS encoding response regulator transcription factor — MTTATSTTDEDEIRLLLVDDHAIVRQGLRSVLQREEGIRVVGEAEDAPRAKELVAELSPQMVCLDLKLSTSSDSEGIALCEELTTLHPDIAVLVLTTFLDERLVLRAIRAGARGYVVKDVDTSGLVRAIRDVSRGGSAFDARSAAAMVRGLHGAEEEQPKELTSRELEVLRLLASGLSNSKIGAELFISETTAKFHVGNILRKLGVSRRAEAVYAASKAGLL, encoded by the coding sequence ATGACGACAGCGACGAGCACCACCGACGAGGACGAGATCCGGCTGCTCCTCGTCGACGACCACGCCATCGTGCGCCAGGGCCTGCGCTCGGTGCTCCAGCGCGAGGAGGGCATCCGGGTCGTCGGCGAGGCCGAGGACGCGCCCCGGGCCAAGGAGCTCGTGGCCGAGCTCTCCCCGCAGATGGTCTGCCTCGACCTCAAGCTCTCGACCTCCTCCGACAGCGAGGGCATCGCCCTGTGCGAGGAGCTCACGACGCTCCACCCCGACATCGCGGTGCTCGTGCTGACGACCTTCCTCGACGAGCGGCTCGTGCTACGGGCGATCCGGGCCGGCGCGCGGGGCTACGTCGTCAAGGACGTCGACACCTCGGGCCTCGTCCGGGCGATCCGTGACGTGAGCCGCGGGGGCAGCGCCTTCGATGCCCGGTCGGCGGCCGCGATGGTCCGCGGGCTGCACGGGGCGGAGGAGGAGCAGCCCAAGGAGCTGACGAGCCGCGAGCTCGAGGTCCTGCGGCTGCTCGCGTCGGGCCTGTCCAACAGCAAGATCGGCGCCGAGCTCTTCATCTCCGAGACGACCGCGAAGTTCCACGTCGGCAACATCCTGCGCAAGCTCGGCGTCTCGCGCCGGGCCGAGGCCGTGTACGCGGCCTCCAAGGCCGGCCTGCTCTGA
- a CDS encoding sensor histidine kinase has product MSTPRSAPDLEALTGVRSGKGSYYRAYVRSDERTQRAVRAMDSISRALVRTHEGPRGLLEEVVRAAASHLEAQWMILAIADGRLIGARPRVLALAKGETTPVDDEEQLPPMVRRELGAIRAGLAVRTADEGPWVRVPVVLAGIPVGALAGLHGLAADPEPGDLAVLRILANQAAVSLHTSEQYLEGQRQHRRAQSLYDEVQAQARDLDQRTHELHRLEKRLELARQRELIDTERGRIARELHDSVTQYVLSAGMAVEIARGEVEARSGTADPMHEQLVIAKDLTQQAVSQLRRAIYALSRSQGETLASLPDLVREVAEHHRSHLQVKVRVAGEAVPLGVDAEHDIARAVGEAMFNVALHAQATRAVVRLHYRPDEVVASVADDGCGDPVVLGRLLRVERRSTDGSHRGLANIEARVADLGGRVRFRRARIGGVRVEIRVPVPSDGERHSLIEQLAQGDRTGERGRA; this is encoded by the coding sequence GTGAGCACCCCGCGGTCGGCCCCCGACCTCGAGGCGCTCACCGGTGTCCGCTCGGGCAAGGGGTCCTACTACCGCGCCTACGTCCGCTCCGACGAGCGCACCCAGCGGGCCGTGCGGGCGATGGACTCGATCTCCCGGGCGCTCGTGCGCACCCACGAGGGTCCGCGAGGACTCCTCGAAGAGGTCGTGCGCGCGGCGGCGTCCCACCTCGAGGCGCAGTGGATGATCCTCGCGATCGCCGACGGCCGGCTCATCGGGGCCCGGCCCCGCGTCCTCGCCCTGGCGAAGGGGGAGACCACCCCCGTCGACGACGAGGAGCAGCTGCCGCCGATGGTGCGCCGCGAGCTGGGCGCGATCCGTGCGGGTCTCGCGGTGCGCACGGCCGACGAGGGGCCGTGGGTGCGGGTGCCGGTCGTGCTCGCCGGGATCCCCGTCGGCGCGCTCGCCGGGCTGCACGGCCTGGCCGCGGACCCCGAGCCCGGCGACCTCGCGGTGCTGCGGATCCTCGCCAACCAGGCCGCCGTCTCGCTGCACACGTCGGAGCAGTATCTCGAGGGCCAGCGCCAGCACCGCCGGGCGCAGAGCCTCTACGACGAGGTGCAGGCGCAGGCCCGCGACCTCGACCAGCGCACCCACGAGCTGCACCGCCTCGAAAAGAGGCTCGAGTTGGCCCGGCAGCGCGAGCTCATCGACACCGAGCGCGGCCGGATCGCCCGCGAGCTGCACGACTCGGTGACGCAGTACGTCCTCTCGGCCGGCATGGCGGTCGAGATCGCGCGGGGCGAGGTCGAGGCACGGTCGGGGACCGCCGACCCGATGCACGAGCAGCTCGTCATCGCCAAGGACCTCACCCAGCAGGCCGTGAGCCAGCTGCGCCGGGCGATCTACGCGCTGAGCCGCTCCCAGGGCGAGACCCTCGCCTCGCTGCCCGACCTCGTCCGCGAGGTCGCCGAGCACCACCGCAGCCACCTGCAGGTCAAGGTCCGCGTCGCGGGCGAGGCCGTGCCGCTGGGCGTCGACGCCGAGCACGACATCGCCCGGGCGGTCGGCGAGGCGATGTTCAACGTCGCGCTCCACGCGCAGGCGACGCGGGCGGTGGTGCGCCTGCACTACCGGCCCGACGAGGTCGTCGCGTCGGTGGCCGACGACGGCTGCGGCGACCCGGTCGTGCTCGGGCGGCTGCTGCGCGTCGAGCGTCGCAGCACCGACGGCAGCCACCGCGGCCTGGCCAACATCGAGGCGCGGGTGGCCGACCTCGGCGGGCGGGTGCGGTTCCGCCGCGCCCGCATCGGGGGAGTGCGGGTCGAGATCCGGGTGCCCGTCCCGTCGGACGGCGAGCGGCACAGCCTCATCGAGCAGCTCGCGCAGGGTGACCGGACCGGTGAGAGGGGACGAGCATGA
- a CDS encoding iron-containing alcohol dehydrogenase, with amino-acid sequence MRPGGITSTTTSRHRHADPESASEVTGPSDGPFLLKFHAPEILFGPGSLDESGRAAARLGAQRPFVVSDPGIVEAGWVDELVLLLRAEGLQPTVWTSVTPNPKDHEIAAAYERYLEVGGDVIVAIGGGSCADAAKGVAVLAGNGGDIRDYAGIDKVDAPIPPVLIIPSTSGTGADVSQFCIVTDTDRRVKLTIMGRALVPDISITDPRLLTTMPEDLNAATGLDALTHAVESYVSRAHNPIADGQALSAVGLVCGHLRETMDHPLDLGARGKMAQASLQAGMAFTNAILGATHAMSHQVGGLLDAPHGVINGVLLPHVIRYNARAAPDRFVGLARSAGLTVGDVPGDEAAELLADHVRRLADDVGVPRGLRDLGVREEDLDSLSATTLEDACLTTNPRAADQDDIRALFRGAL; translated from the coding sequence ATGAGACCGGGAGGGATCACGTCGACGACGACGAGCCGACACCGACACGCGGACCCGGAGTCCGCGTCCGAGGTGACCGGTCCGTCCGACGGCCCCTTCCTCCTGAAGTTCCACGCCCCGGAGATCCTCTTCGGCCCCGGCTCGCTCGACGAATCCGGCCGTGCCGCAGCGCGATTGGGCGCGCAGCGTCCATTCGTCGTCTCGGACCCGGGCATCGTCGAGGCGGGCTGGGTCGACGAGCTCGTCCTGCTCCTCCGGGCCGAGGGTCTCCAGCCGACGGTGTGGACCTCGGTGACTCCCAACCCCAAGGACCACGAGATCGCCGCCGCCTACGAGCGCTACCTCGAGGTGGGTGGTGACGTCATCGTCGCCATCGGAGGGGGTTCCTGTGCCGACGCGGCGAAGGGGGTCGCGGTCCTTGCGGGCAACGGCGGCGACATCCGCGACTATGCGGGTATCGACAAGGTCGACGCGCCGATCCCGCCGGTGCTCATCATCCCGAGCACCTCGGGCACGGGCGCCGACGTCTCGCAGTTCTGCATCGTCACCGACACCGACCGCCGGGTGAAGCTGACGATCATGGGCCGCGCCCTCGTCCCGGACATCTCGATCACCGACCCGCGGCTGCTCACGACGATGCCCGAGGACCTCAACGCCGCGACCGGTCTCGACGCGCTGACCCATGCCGTCGAGTCGTACGTCTCCCGGGCGCACAACCCGATCGCCGACGGTCAGGCGCTGAGCGCCGTGGGGCTCGTCTGCGGCCACCTGCGCGAGACGATGGACCACCCCCTCGACCTCGGGGCACGGGGCAAGATGGCGCAGGCGAGCCTGCAGGCCGGCATGGCCTTCACCAACGCGATCCTCGGCGCGACGCACGCGATGAGCCACCAGGTCGGCGGCCTCCTCGACGCACCCCACGGGGTGATCAACGGCGTGCTGCTGCCGCACGTCATCCGCTACAACGCCCGTGCGGCGCCCGACCGCTTCGTCGGGCTGGCGCGCTCGGCCGGGCTGACCGTCGGCGACGTGCCGGGCGACGAGGCCGCCGAGCTGCTCGCCGACCACGTGCGCCGGCTGGCCGACGACGTCGGCGTCCCGCGGGGCCTGCGCGACCTCGGCGTGCGGGAGGAGGACCTCGACTCCCTCTCGGCGACCACCCTGGAGGACGCCTGCCTGACGACCAACCCGCGGGCGGCCGACCAGGACGACATCCGGGCGCTCTTCCGGGGCGCGCTGTGA
- a CDS encoding aldehyde dehydrogenase family protein yields the protein MAVYSPPGSSDSTIEVKEQYDNFIGGEWVAPVNGEYFDNITPVTGQVFTRVARSTAEDIDKALDAAHAAKDAWGRTSTTDRSNILLKIADTIEANLEDIAVIETWDNGKAVRETLAADIPLAVDHFRYFAGAIRAQEGSISEIDHNTMAYHFHEPLGVVGQIIPWNFPILMGVWKIAPALAAGNCIVLKPAEQTPWSILKVVELIADLLPPGVLNVVNGFGVEAGKPLASSPRIAKIAFTGETTTGRLIMQYASQNIIPVTLELGGKSPNVFFDDVAAEQDAFYDKALEGFTMFALNQGEICTCPSRALVQQGMYEQFVGDAVKRVEAITQGNPLDTETTMGAQASNDQFEKIKSYLAIGREEGAKVLTGGESVDLGGDLSGGYYIAPTVFEGKNSMRIFQEEIFGPVVSLTSFADEAEALQIANDTLYGLGAGVWSRSAHTTFAMGRGIQAGRVWTNCYHQYPAHAAFGGYKQSGIGRENHKMMLEHYQQTKNLLVSYDQNKLGFF from the coding sequence ATGGCCGTCTACAGCCCGCCCGGCAGCTCGGACTCGACCATCGAGGTCAAGGAGCAGTACGACAACTTCATCGGTGGCGAGTGGGTCGCCCCGGTGAACGGCGAGTACTTCGACAACATCACCCCGGTGACCGGTCAGGTCTTCACCCGGGTCGCCCGTAGCACCGCCGAGGACATCGACAAGGCGCTGGACGCCGCGCACGCCGCCAAGGACGCGTGGGGCCGCACCTCGACCACCGACCGCTCCAACATCCTGCTCAAGATCGCCGACACCATCGAGGCCAACCTCGAGGACATCGCGGTCATCGAGACCTGGGACAACGGCAAGGCCGTGCGCGAGACGCTCGCCGCCGACATCCCGCTCGCGGTCGACCACTTCCGCTACTTCGCCGGCGCGATCCGTGCCCAGGAAGGCAGCATCTCGGAGATCGACCACAACACGATGGCGTACCACTTCCACGAGCCTCTCGGCGTCGTCGGTCAGATCATCCCGTGGAACTTCCCGATCCTCATGGGCGTGTGGAAGATCGCCCCGGCGCTGGCCGCCGGCAACTGCATCGTCCTCAAGCCGGCCGAGCAGACCCCGTGGTCGATCCTCAAGGTCGTCGAGCTCATCGCCGACCTGCTGCCCCCGGGCGTGCTCAACGTCGTCAACGGCTTCGGCGTCGAGGCCGGCAAGCCGCTCGCCTCCAGTCCCCGCATCGCCAAGATCGCCTTCACCGGCGAGACGACCACCGGCCGGCTGATCATGCAGTACGCCAGCCAGAACATCATCCCCGTCACCCTCGAGCTCGGCGGCAAGTCGCCCAACGTCTTCTTCGACGACGTCGCGGCCGAGCAGGACGCCTTCTACGACAAGGCGCTCGAGGGCTTCACGATGTTCGCCCTCAACCAGGGCGAGATCTGCACCTGCCCCTCCCGCGCGCTCGTGCAGCAGGGCATGTACGAGCAGTTCGTCGGCGACGCCGTCAAGCGCGTCGAGGCGATCACGCAGGGCAACCCGCTCGACACCGAGACGACGATGGGCGCCCAGGCGAGCAACGACCAGTTCGAGAAGATCAAGAGCTACCTGGCGATCGGCCGCGAGGAGGGCGCCAAGGTGCTCACCGGTGGCGAGTCGGTCGACCTCGGCGGCGACCTGTCCGGCGGCTACTACATCGCGCCGACGGTCTTCGAGGGCAAGAACTCGATGCGGATCTTCCAGGAGGAGATCTTCGGACCGGTCGTCTCGCTGACCTCCTTCGCCGACGAGGCCGAGGCGCTGCAGATCGCCAACGACACCCTCTACGGCCTCGGCGCCGGCGTCTGGTCGCGCAGCGCACACACGACCTTCGCCATGGGGCGCGGGATCCAGGCCGGTCGCGTGTGGACCAACTGCTACCACCAGTACCCGGCCCACGCGGCCTTCGGTGGCTACAAGCAGTCGGGCATCGGGCGCGAGAACCACAAGATGATGCTCGAGCACTACCAGCAGACGAAGAACCTGCTCGTCAGCTACGACCAGAACAAGCTCGGCTTCTTCTGA
- a CDS encoding DUF779 domain-containing protein translates to MGARVDLTDEAGALLAKLEQRHGPLMFHQSGGCCDGSSPMCYPAGDFLTSEADINLGTLTGEGFTPIEFWMSVSQYEYWKHTHLTVDVVPGRGSGFSVEAPEGVRFLIRSRLMTEDELREFDLL, encoded by the coding sequence ATGGGTGCACGCGTCGACCTCACCGACGAGGCAGGAGCGCTGCTCGCGAAGCTCGAGCAGCGCCACGGCCCGCTGATGTTTCACCAGAGCGGCGGCTGCTGCGACGGGTCGTCGCCGATGTGCTACCCGGCGGGGGACTTCCTGACCAGCGAGGCCGACATCAACCTCGGCACGCTCACCGGCGAGGGCTTCACCCCGATCGAGTTCTGGATGAGCGTGTCGCAGTACGAGTACTGGAAGCACACCCACCTCACGGTCGACGTCGTCCCGGGGCGCGGTTCCGGCTTCTCGGTCGAGGCACCCGAGGGCGTGCGCTTCCTCATCCGGTCGCGCCTGATGACCGAGGACGAGCTGCGGGAGTTCGACCTGCTGTAG